A single genomic interval of Anopheles marshallii chromosome 2, idAnoMarsDA_429_01, whole genome shotgun sequence harbors:
- the LOC128709201 gene encoding methionine synthase reductase-like yields MSSEILTEFEGKKLTLPALPSNFIALEKVTESVPLQAAHLQANVPQPFAATEVVEAFVTNITTIVEGEDVKPVNDLTFKYQHDTGHRFWPGDTIGILPYNADSDVDYILDRLNLLSQSDNVCNVGIDPTSTKKGAKIPMFVPSVVNYRRLFKECLDLHAVPKKLLIRSLASYTTDDDDRRTLEILCSKEGNSAYEKIVLQNGTGIISLLQLVPSCRPTAAILVAHLPRLMPRPYSIANVYQEGDSPAVRLLFSHNAHNPGITTTYLRGLEKGATIYFYFRQSSAFVYKDMDVKRNIVMVGTGTGISPYLSFLQLRAEALAKGETLGRAELFVGFRYRERNYLCKDEIEEYLRAGVLDACNEAFSRDTDTRHKYVQSQLKEKRSQIIENIRNPHALLYVCGDSKILLPQITNTVVDILTEASEAEEDIKTLISGLKKDGKYREDIWL; encoded by the exons ATGTCTTCGGAAATTCTAACTGAgtttgaaggaaaaaagcTAACATTGCCCGCACTTCCTTCGAATTTTATTGCTCTGGAAAAGGTCACA GAAAGTGTACCACTACAAGCAGCACACCTGCAAGCAAATGTTCCTCAACCATTCGCCGCGACCGAAGTTGTTGAAGCGTTTGTCACCAACATCACAACGATTGTTGAAGGAGAAGATGTGAAACCTGTAAAcgatttaacatttaaatacCAACATGACACAGGACATCGATTTTGGCCCGGAGATACGATAGGAATTTTACCCTACAACGCAGATAGCGACGTTGATTACATTCTAGACCGCTTGAATTTGCTGTCCCAAAGTGATAATGTATGTAATGTCGGGATTGACCCAACTTCAACCAAGAAGGGGGCCAAGATCCCGATGTTCGTGCCTTCTGTTGTAAATTACCGACGTCTGTTCAAGGAGTGTTTGGATCTGCATGCGGTTCCAAAGAAA CTCTTGATACGTTCTTTAGCATCGTACACGACGGATGACGACGATCGACGAACCCTGGAAATTTTATGCTCAAAAGAAGGAAATTCTGCGTATGAGAAAATCGTCCTACAGAACGGAACGGGAATCATTTCTTTGCTGCAGCTAGTACCATCGTGTAGACCAACGGCTGCAATTCTTGTAGCACATCTTCCTAGACTAATGCCACGCCCGTACTCGATAGCTAACGTGTACCAAGAAGGAGACAGCCCTGCGGTACGCTTGCTTTTCTCGCACAATGCACATAATCCGGGCATTACCACTACATACCTTCGAGGATTGGAAAAAGGGGCAACGATATATTTTTACTTCCGCCAGAGCAGTGCGTTTGTGTACAAGGATATGGATGTAAAACGAAACATAGTAATGGTTGGCACCGGCACGGGAATATCTCCATATCTTTCATTTCTCCAGCTACGAGCAGAAGCTCTTGCAAAAGGCGAAACACTAGGCCGTGCGGAACTGTTTGTAGGATTTCGCTATCGTGAGCGTAACTACCTGTGCAAAGATGAAATCGAAGAGTATCTCAGGGCGGGCGTTTTGGACGCTTGTAATGAAGCCTTTTCACGAGATACCGATACTCGGCATAAGTATGTACAAAGTCAGCTGAAAGAAAAGCGTTCCCAAATCATTGAAAACATACGCAACCCCCATGCACTGCTTTATGTTTGTGGGGATTCGAAGATACTTTTGCCACAAATAACTAACACTGTAGTCGACATACTAACCGAAGCATCAGAAGCGGAAGAGGATATCAAAACGCTTATTAGTGGGTTAAAGAAGGATGGTAAATACCGCGAAGATATATGGCTGTAA
- the LOC128708342 gene encoding coiled-coil domain-containing protein 137 encodes MGRFGPTRRKIPVPKRHGVRDPLKRLAEKEAANKDKINNPPKEHDVQEVSNRFKRFMALTKEVNQPRQRIKQKKEKPKLRIGNTVIEKRNRESEESFLMRASKVQHDREVEGAFGVKFGVEVQHDDRTGAIRVVKRKGIEVDVMLQTINDEKAAKTKARKLKAVEAAKAKKALITEKKQKTLEKQREEEDLLLREYQYERVPFGEVVKEPPTLHTLPRRATREGVARPGSKGLLLSSLLETKQTEEQEEPVPKKTSKKKGSEPKLDLKGKRKKLPVATRMKIEREQQSVIDMYRQLKKKPKQ; translated from the exons ATGGGACGATTCGGTCCAACGCGTCGTAAAATCCCCGTTCCCAAACGCCATGGTGTTCGTGATCCGCTGAAACGGCTCGCCGAGAAAGAAGCAGC CAATAAAGACAAAATCAACAATCCCCCCAAGGAACACGATGTACAGGAGGTGTCGAATCGTTTCAAGCGGTTTATGGCACTGACCAAAGAGGTCAATCAACCTAGGCAAaggattaaacaaaaaaaggaaaaaccaaaactgcGGATCGGCAACACGGTTATTGAAAAGCGCAATCGGGAATCGGAAGAATCGTTCCTGATGCGTGCGAGTAAAGTCCAGCATGATCGTGAGGTAGAGGGCGCATTCGGAGTCAAGTTCGGTGTTGAGGTGCAACACGATGATCGCACCGGAGCAATTCGTGTGGTTAAACGGAAAGGTATCGAAGTTGATGTTATGTTGCAAACGATTAACGATGAAAAAGCAGCCAAAACAAAGGCGCGAAAATTAAAAGCAGTAGAAGCGGCCAAAGCTAAAAAAGCGTTGATCACtgaaaagaagcagaaaacgTTAGAAAAACAACGAGAGGAAGAAGATCTGTTGCTGAGAGAGTACCAATACGAACGGGTGCCTTTTGGTGAGGTAGTAAAAGAACCGCCAACGCTCCACACACTGCCACGGCGAGCTACAAGGGAAGGTGTGGCACGG CCCGGATCCAAAGGTCTATTGCTAAGTTCGTtactggaaacaaaacaaacggaagaGCAGGAAGAACCGGTCCCGAAGAAAACTTCCAAAAAGAAGGGGTCGGAACCGAAATTAGATCTGAAAGGCAAACGAAAGAAACTGCCCGTTGCAACACGAATGAAGATCGAACGTGAACAGCAAAGTGTCATCGATATGTATCGGcaattgaagaagaaaccaaaacaataa
- the LOC128708709 gene encoding methionine synthase reductase-like produces MNVLEQFKATPLTLNKLPASFVETNLSESGQVPSDHLQSTTRQPFGSSNVYKTSILHYRVLAEGDDVKSVYEAAIKLPPNMEEEYFPGDAIGILTYNLASEVDYVLDRLHLLESADQTYEVKLTKPIKKKNLELPHYVPKYVTPRRLLSECLDIRITPRKGLLQAMAVYTADECEKRLLEILASKEGSNLYNELILKNEMNFLHVLKYVATSRPPLALLIEHLPRLQARPYSIASYGRENHIRIGFAMLNDGHVGITTHMLESKLLHPNKWDKYLYIYLRQLKPVFNYREDDLERNIIMIGPGTGVTPYIGFLEYRKQMKSSNRKIKMGSAWLLTSCRYQDRNYLYESELKSFMQAGVLDRLHVASSRDEDSQYKYVQDIIEDRKEELVELLLDDSTKLFLCGEGRTMLPRIQDTIVTCMSKVKSIPKAEAADLLAEYKKTGRYLYYSMIRY; encoded by the exons ATGAACGTTCTGGAGCAATTCAAAGCGACGCCGCTGACGCTTAACAAACTACCAGCATCGTTCGTAGAGACGAATCTTTCCGAAAGTGGACAAGTG CCGTCGGACCACTTGCAGAGCACCACAAGGCAACCATTCGGTTCGAgcaatgtttacaaaacaagCATTCTCCATTACCGCGTCCTGGCCGAGGGTGACGACGTGAAGAGCGTGTACGAGGCCGCAATCAAACTTCCACCG AACATGGAAGAGGAATATTTTCCCGGTGATGCTATCGGAATTCTTACGTACAACCTGGCGAGCGAGGTGGATTATGTGCTGGACCGTTTGCATCTTCTCGAATCGGCTGACCAAACGTACGAAGTGAAGCTGACAAaaccgataaagaagaaaaacctgGAGTTACCACATTACGTACCAAAGTACGTCACCCCTCGAAGACTTCTTTCGGAGTGTTTGGACATTCGAATTACACCACGGAAAGGGTTGCTTCAGGCAATGGCTGTCTACACCGCAGATGAATGTGAAAAGCGTTTGCTGGAAATTTTAGCCTCGAAGGAAGGTTCCAACCTCTACAATGAGCTGATTCTGAAGAATGAGATGAACTTCCTGCACGTGCTGAAATACGTGGCTACCAGTAGGCCACCATTAGCGTTACTGATTGAACATCTGCCCCGGCTTCAGGCTCGACCGTATTCTATCGCGAGTTACGGACGGGAGAACCACATTCGTATCGGCTTTGCTATGCTGAACGATGGCCATGTTGGGATCACGACGCACATGCTCGAAAGCAAACTGCTGCATCCGAACAAATGGGACAAATATTTGTACATATACCTTCGCCAGTTGAAACCTGTCTTTAACTATCGCGAGGACGATCTCGAACGGAACATTATAATGATCGGCCCTGGTACTGGTGTTACCCCGTACATTGGCTTCCTGGAGTATCGTAAGCAGATGAAGAGTTCTAATCGAAAGATTAAGATGGGATCTGCCTGGTTGCTAACGAGTTGCCGCTACCAGGACCGCAACTATCTCTACGAAAGCGAactgaagagtttcatgcaagcgGGTGTGTTGGATCGATTACACGTAGCTTCGTCTCGCGATGAGGATAGTCAGTACAAGTATGTGCAGGATATCATCGAGGATAGAAAGGAAGAATTGGTAGAGCTGCTGCTCGATGACAGCACCAAGTTGTTCCTCTGCGGGGAAGGCCGTACTATGCTTCCCCGCATTCAGGACACGATAGTGACGTGTATGAGTAAAGTGAAGTCCATACCCAAAGCAGAAGCAGCCGACCTGCTGGCGGAGTATAAGAAGACGGGGAGGTATCTGTACTATTCGATGATACGATACTAA
- the LOC128719472 gene encoding uncharacterized protein LOC128719472 — MKSVNITLAVGLVLCLFAIDGIEARSGADRKKDYDYEYESGVSSSGGGYSGSGSSYSPKSGYSAGSGLRSIAQGSADQANSAVANQHAAAKQAAYVAQNTLAQAASQAAATAQAALAGKHVLLQGLEQQSLEAHQALDAEIQQLQQAKRSAKAAQHAAQQALNHVQVLQSALNNAQVAAEHAQQSASEAAAELASQTQMVGSAKQRVEALEEQLNSARVDFEATQEAAHKAAASAQEAQNNAAEAAAHAAIPLVHVAQTISDGHGLGSSHTLQAKIGKVGGKQHQPHHASSEDEINSGEIEVAANHNYGDFKPSQQTFSFAGY, encoded by the exons ATGAAGTCCGTTAACATCACCCTCGCCGTTGGTTTGGTGCTGTGCCTGTTTGCCATCG ATGGTATCGAGGCTCGATCCGGTGCGGACCGTAAGAAGGACTACGATTACGAGTACGAGTCGGGCGTTTCTAGCTCGGGCGGTGGATACAGCGGTTCGGGCAGCAGCTACTCGCCCAAATCGGGCTACAGTGCCGGCAGTGGGTTGCGTTCCATTGCCCAGGGGTCGGCCGATCAGGCCAACTCGGCCGTTGCGAATCAGCATGCCGCAGCCAAACAGGCTGCGTACGTTGCGCAGAACACGCTCGCCCAGGCAGCGTCGCAGGCAGCCGCCACCGCACAGGCCGCCCTCGCCGGCAAGCACGTGCTGCTGCAGGGTCTGGAGCAGCAAAGTCTCGAAGCCCACCAGGCGCTGGACGCGGAGatccagcagctgcagcaagcGAAACGGTCCGCGAAGGCGGCCCAGCACGCAGCCCAACAGGCGCTGAACCACGTCCAGGTGCTGCAGTCCGCGCTGAACAATGCGCAGGTGGCGGCCGAACATGCGCAGCAGAGTGCGAGCGAAGCGGCAGCAGAGTTGGCCTCCCAGACGCAGATGGTCGGCTCGGCCAAGCAGCGGGTGGAAGCGCTCGAGGAGCAGCTGAACTCGGCCCGCGTAGACTTTGAGGCCACGCAGGAGGCGGCCCACAAGGCGGCGGCTTCCGCCCAGGAAGCGCAGAACAATGCGGCCGAAGCGGCGGCCCACGCAGCCATCCCGCTCGTACACGTGGCCCAAACGATCTCGGACGGGCACGGGCTGGGCAGCAGCCACACGCTGCAGGCGAAGATCGGTAAGGTCGGCGGCAAGCAGCATCAACCGCACCATGCATCGTCGGAGGATGAGATTAACAGTGGCGAAATTGAGGTTGCGGCCAACCACAACTATGGCGACTTTAAACCATCGCAGCAGACGTTCAGCTTCGCTGGATACTAA